From a single Ignavibacteriales bacterium genomic region:
- a CDS encoding mannose-1-phosphate guanylyltransferase encodes MPKTFAVIMAGGVGSRFWPRSRERSPKQFLEILGGGTMIENTLTRLTPLVDPNDMYVVTNQVQADMVRRLVPGMPSTNVIAEPIGRNTAACIGLAALWINRIDPNGVMVVSPADHIVQDTDEFLRILRLAVRVAEEKDALVTIGIKPTHPETGYGYIQSAEEELDRNEFRSEGVYRVKTFAEKPNLETAEKFLQSGDFLWNSGIFVWKASVILREIELHLPDLHEQLHDIQKAIGTSVYDQTLEHAYRIIRSISVDYGVMEKAGNVFVVKGDFGWSDVGSWDEVVRLTPKDEGGNSIRGRTVLFDSKNNYVDAGTKIVAAIGVEDLIIISTDDGILICKKGRSQEVKEIVDFIRRKQMNEYL; translated from the coding sequence ATGCCCAAGACTTTTGCTGTAATCATGGCGGGAGGGGTTGGCTCGAGGTTCTGGCCGCGAAGCCGTGAACGTTCTCCAAAGCAGTTTCTCGAAATCCTCGGCGGCGGGACGATGATTGAGAACACGCTCACGCGTCTCACTCCGCTCGTTGATCCTAACGACATGTACGTGGTGACAAATCAGGTCCAGGCGGACATGGTGCGGCGCCTGGTGCCGGGAATGCCCTCAACAAACGTAATCGCAGAGCCGATTGGCCGAAACACAGCGGCTTGTATCGGCCTTGCCGCGCTCTGGATCAATCGCATTGACCCGAACGGTGTCATGGTGGTATCGCCGGCAGACCATATCGTCCAGGACACGGATGAGTTTCTTCGTATCCTGCGTCTCGCAGTCCGAGTTGCGGAAGAGAAAGACGCCCTCGTGACCATCGGTATCAAGCCTACCCATCCGGAGACCGGCTACGGCTATATCCAGTCCGCAGAAGAAGAGCTCGACCGTAACGAGTTTCGATCGGAGGGGGTTTATCGCGTCAAGACCTTCGCTGAGAAACCGAACCTGGAAACGGCGGAGAAGTTTCTGCAGAGCGGCGACTTCCTCTGGAACAGCGGCATCTTCGTCTGGAAGGCGAGCGTCATTCTGCGCGAGATTGAACTCCACCTCCCTGATCTGCACGAGCAGCTGCACGATATCCAGAAAGCTATCGGCACGTCGGTCTACGATCAGACCCTCGAGCATGCCTACCGGATTATCCGGAGCATCTCCGTTGATTACGGTGTGATGGAAAAGGCGGGAAATGTCTTCGTCGTCAAGGGCGATTTCGGCTGGAGCGACGTGGGTTCATGGGATGAAGTCGTGCGATTGACTCCGAAGGACGAGGGGGGGAATTCCATCCGGGGGCGCACGGTGCTCTTCGATTCGAAGAACAATTACGTGGATGCCGGAACCAAGATCGTCGCTGCGATCGGTGTCGAAGATCTGATTATCATCAGCACGGACGACGGAATTCTCATCTGCAAGAAAGGGCGTTCGCAGGAGGTCAAAGAGATCGTCGATTTCATCCGGCGAAAGCAAATGAA
- the alr gene encoding alanine racemase, whose translation MPTRPTVAEIDLHALAQNLKGIRAKVGRRVQVMAVVKANAYGHGMTDVARFLQQRAVDYFGVANAEEGSALREAGITAPIHVFTIPAPTQIPVFTTFGLDATVGSETEARLLNEQAQRARKRLNVHIKIDTGMNRIGVRPRDVGALVRVVGGLKRLEIKGAYTHFATADRRDKTFSMQQLGLFNQALESLRAAGVEPETVHCAGSAGILDIPESYFSMVRPGIMMYGYYPSDETTESVRLKPVLSLKSRVSMVKWIEPGESVSYGRRFVASRRTKIATLPLGYADGYMRLLTGQSNVLIGGRLFPIVGTICMDQLMVDVGRTDVCVGDEAVLIGRQGRKAITAWDLAARAGTIPYEICTNISSRVPRIVG comes from the coding sequence ATGCCGACCCGACCCACCGTTGCAGAAATCGATCTCCACGCTCTGGCTCAAAACCTGAAGGGAATTCGCGCTAAAGTCGGCCGGCGGGTACAGGTGATGGCTGTGGTGAAAGCCAATGCCTACGGTCACGGTATGACCGACGTCGCCCGATTCCTCCAGCAAAGGGCGGTCGACTATTTCGGTGTCGCCAATGCGGAAGAAGGCTCGGCGTTGCGCGAAGCTGGCATCACGGCGCCGATTCATGTCTTCACAATCCCTGCTCCGACTCAGATCCCCGTGTTCACGACGTTTGGACTCGATGCTACCGTGGGCAGCGAGACGGAAGCTCGTTTGCTCAATGAGCAGGCCCAGCGGGCCAGGAAGCGATTGAATGTCCATATCAAGATCGATACGGGCATGAACCGGATCGGCGTCAGACCCCGGGATGTGGGCGCGCTGGTTCGAGTCGTCGGCGGCTTAAAACGTCTTGAGATCAAGGGGGCCTACACGCACTTCGCAACCGCGGACCGGCGTGACAAGACTTTTTCGATGCAGCAACTGGGGCTGTTCAATCAGGCGCTCGAGTCTTTACGCGCTGCGGGAGTTGAGCCGGAGACCGTGCATTGCGCAGGGAGCGCTGGAATCCTCGATATTCCCGAATCGTATTTTTCGATGGTTCGACCTGGAATCATGATGTATGGCTACTACCCCTCGGACGAAACGACAGAAAGCGTCCGGCTGAAGCCCGTTCTCTCGCTGAAGTCGCGGGTCTCGATGGTCAAATGGATTGAGCCGGGCGAAAGCGTGAGCTACGGCAGGAGGTTCGTCGCAAGCCGCCGAACGAAAATTGCGACGCTGCCTCTCGGGTACGCTGACGGCTATATGCGATTGCTCACCGGTCAGTCGAATGTTCTCATAGGGGGACGATTGTTTCCGATTGTCGGCACCATCTGCATGGATCAGTTGATGGTAGATGTTGGCAGGACGGACGTGTGCGTTGGGGACGAAGCAGTGCTGATAGGACGCCAGGGGCGGAAGGCCATTACTGCCTGGGATCTCGCCGCCAGGGCCGGCACAATCCCATACGAGATCTGTACGAATATATCGTCGCGTGTTCCACGAATCGTTGGGTGA
- a CDS encoding F0F1 ATP synthase subunit epsilon: MAEKVFKLEIVTPKKIAFSGDVVSFSAPGVVGGFQVLKSHAPFLSNISVGEVKLVDVSGNEIRFAASGGFVEVHDNKVIMLAETAERSDEIDVARAEAARDRARKRLAEKTSGLDPDRARLALFRAMNRLKVADQL, translated from the coding sequence ATGGCAGAAAAGGTCTTCAAACTCGAAATTGTAACACCGAAGAAGATTGCCTTCAGCGGCGACGTGGTCAGCTTCAGTGCGCCGGGAGTTGTTGGCGGATTCCAGGTTTTGAAAAGCCACGCCCCGTTCCTTTCGAATATCTCTGTCGGCGAAGTGAAGCTCGTTGACGTTTCCGGCAACGAGATTCGATTTGCTGCCAGCGGCGGCTTTGTTGAAGTCCACGACAACAAAGTGATCATGCTCGCGGAGACTGCGGAACGCTCGGACGAGATCGATGTCGCACGTGCGGAGGCAGCCAGGGATAGAGCCCGAAAGCGGCTCGCAGAGAAGACCTCGGGGCTCGATCCGGATCGCGCCAGGCTCGCGCTATTCCGGGCGATGAACCGGCTCAAAGTCGCAGACCAGCTCTGA